The Allocoprobacillus halotolerans nucleotide sequence CAGAAATTTTGAACAAATGAAATTTCTGTTTTTTATTTTCATTTTTTCTTGACGAGGGTATGGTCGTATGCTATTATAAGAGGGCACTAGAAAATGGAGGTTTAGCTCAGTTGGGAGAGCATCTGCCTTACAAGCAGAGGGTCAGCGGTTCGAGCCCGTTAACCTCCACCATTTGCCGGCTTAGCTCAATTGGTAGAGCAACTGACTTGTAATCAGTAGGTTGAGGGTTCAAGTCCTTTAGCCGGCACCATATACGGGGAGGTAGCGAAGTGGCTAAACGCGGCTGACTGTAACTCAGTTCCTTTCGGTTCGGTGGTTCGAATCGCCCCTCCCCACCATCTTTGTTGGGATATAGCCAAGCGGTAAGGCAACAGACTTTGACTCTGTCATTGCGCTGGTTCGAATCCAGCTATCCCAGCCATTATTTGACCCGCTAGCTCAGTAGGTAGAGCATCTGACTTTTAATCAGAGGGTCAGGCGTTCGAGTCGCCTGCGGGTCACCATTTCTTTGCGGTGTAGTTCAATGGTAGAACTTCAGCCTTCCAAGCTGACTACGTGGGTTCGATTCCCATCACCCGCTCCAATGAATTTAGCGCATAAAATCAATCTATTTGGATTGATTTTTTTGTTTTCAATATTATAAAAAAGAAGTGATTTCTCACTTCTAAGCACCTGGTTTTCCAAGTAATTTAAACATATTTTTCTTATAAACTTCAACACCTGGTTGGTTAAATGGATTAACACCTAATAAATAAACTGATAATGCACAAGCTTTTTCAAAGAAGTATACCATGTATCCAAATGAATATGGAGTTAATTCATCAAGTGTAATTTGAATGTTTGGTACATTTCCAGTATTGACATGAGCATCAATTGTTCCTTCGCATGCTTTTTTGTTAACATAATCCACAGTTTTACCAGCAAGATAGTTTAAATTATCTAAGTTATCTGGATCACTAGGGATTTCAAGATCAGCAATTGGATTTTCGATTTTTAAAACAGTTTCATATAAAACTTTGCTTCCTTCTTGAATGAATTGTCCAAGTGAATGTAAATCAGTTGAGAAAGTTGCACTTGTAGGTAAGATACCTTTGCCTTCTTTTCCTTCAGATTCACCAAATAATTGTTTCCACCATTCAGCAGTTTGAGCTAATTGTAATTCATAAGTCACAAACATTTCAGCAGGGTAACCTTGTTTTGATAACATTTGTCTAGCGACACCATATTGATAAGCATTGTTTTCATCTAAGTTAGGATTGTTGTATTCTTTTCTGGCATCAGCTGCACCTTGCATCATGGCATCAATATCAATCCCTGCCATAGCGATAGGGAATAAACCAACAGCTGTTAAAACAGAATAACGACCACCAACATCATCAGGAACGACAAATGTTGTATAACCTTCATTTGTTGCTAGAGTTTTTAAGGCACCTTTTTCTTTATCAGTTGTTGCCACAATTCTTTTTCTAGCCACTTCTTTACCTTTTGTTGACTCAAGTAATTCTTTGAAAATTCTAAAAGCAATAGAAGTTTCAGTTGTTGTTCCAGATTTAGAAATAACATTGATTGCAAATTCTTTATCTTTTACATATTCTTTGATTTGAGCTAAATAATTTGATGAGAATGTATTTCCAATGTAAATAATTTGGATAGGGTGAGCAGAATATAAACCATTTAATGCTTCAATTGCAGCTCTGGCTCCTAAATAAGAACCTCCAATACCACAAACTAATAAAACATCAATTTCATCTTTTAATTCGTTGACTTTTGCTTTAATTGCTTCAACTTCGTCTTTATCATAATCAACTGGTAAGTCAACCCATCCTAAAAAGTCACTTCCTTGACCAGTTTTGTTATGAATCATATCATGAATTTGAGCAACTTGTTCTTTGTATGAATCCATACTTTCAGCTAATTTTGCTTTTGATAAATCAACTTTAATCATCATTCTTCCTCCTTGATTACGCCTAGCTTTATCCACTCAGGCAATTTTTCTTTTAATGGATTAAATCCTAAAGGTGTTTCTTGTATCTTTTCTCGCTGGTTCTTATATGCTCTTTTATACTTTCTTTTGGCTAAATGAACAGCTTTTAAAGACAGTTTTGCTTGATGTGTCTGATGATCAATATCAATCACTTTCACACGAATCACTTCACCGACATGCACAAAATTTTCCACATTTCTAACAAATTTATCAGAGATTTCAGAAATATGAATCAAACCAGAAGATTGATCGGGTAAAGATGCAAATGCACCATAAGGTTGAATTCCCGTAATGGTTACATCAATTATATCACCGGTTTTGACACGATGTTCCATTGACAGCCCTCCAATCGCCCTTATTATATCATAAACTCAAATAGGTGGAAAGCAAAATCAAAATCATGATACTTTTATTTATGAAAATTTATGGTATAATAAGTAAAGGTTTAAAAAAGGAGGCAAAAATCATGGATCAAGAAGCAGAAATCAAAAAGGTTATACATAAATTAAGACCCTATTTACAAAGAGATGGTGGGGACATCGAATTTGTTAAATTTGAAGATGGGATTGTTTATGTGCAAATGCATGGTGCATGTGCAGGATGTATGATGTTGGATGCAACCTTAAAAGATGGTGTCGAACAAATTTTAATTGAAGAAGTTCCAGGTGTTCTGGAAGTTCAGGCGATTTAAGCAAATTTGAGAAAAAATTGAGAAAAAATGAAGAAAAACGTGCTATAATCATATTATGTGATAATATCACTTGATTTATAACAACTATTCATATATACTATGAAAAGTCTTGTTTTGTAGAATAATGTCTATTGATTCCGGTTAAAATAAGACTGGTGATAAAAGTGGACAGAAAACAAGAACAATTCAAAATCGCATCTATTCTTTATGATTTAGGTTTGGAAATGGAACTGATTGAGGCTATGACATCTTTAAGTCATGAAGAATTAAAAAAATTATATCAATAATAGAAGCTCTTATTAAGAACCACGAGATGAGGATCGATGAAGTGGTGGCAACCCTTGTTTTGAGAAGGTGCCTTACCTAGCAAGTTTAACTTGAACAATAAGAGGAAAGGAAAGCTTTCCTCTTGAAAGCTTTTTTATTGGGAATATGGGAGGAAAGAAAATGGAAAGAATTTTATTTACATCTGAATCCGTTTCAGAAGGACATCCTGATAAGATTTGTGATCAGATCAGTGATGCTATTTTGGATGCCTGTTTAGCACAGGATCCTTATTCACGTGTGGCTTGTGAATGTTTTATTACAACAAATTTATTAGTCATTGGTGGTGAAATTACAACACAGGCTGTTGTTGATTATGAAGGTATTGCTCGTGATGTTTTGAAAAGAATTGGTTATACAAGCAGCGATATTGGGATTGACGCACAAAACTGTGAAATTAGAAATGTGATTGGTGTTCAATCAAGTGATATTGCTTTAGGAACAAACAAAGAAGTAGGTGGAGCAGGGGATCAGGGAATCATGTTTGGATATGCTTCTCGTGAAACTGAAGGTTATATGCCTTTACCTGTTTCTATTGCCCATCATTTAGTCCGTTATGCGACAGAAAAACGTCATCAAGGTGAGTTTCAATGGGCAAGACCGGATATGAAATCACAGGTAACTATTGATTATACGGATGCATCTCATCCACGTATTGATACGATTTTAATGTCCATTCAACATGATGATGACTTTGATGAAAAAGTATTTAAAGATTATATTCAAGATGTCATTATGAAAGATGTTGTGAAAAAATATGGTATGAATACAGATTATAAAGTATTTATTAATCCAACTGGACGTTTTGTGATTGGTGGACCACATGGTGATACTGGTTTAACAGGTCGTAAAATCATTGTTGATACATATGGAGGAAGTGCACGTCATGGTGGTGGAGCTTTCTCTGGAAAAGACCCATCTAAAGTCGATCGTAGTGGAGCCTATATGGCAAGATACATGGCAAAAAATATTGTTGCTGCTGGACTTTGTGATTGCATCGAAATTCAGTTATCATATGCAATAGGTGTTAAAGAACCAACAAGTGTCTATATCGAAACTTATGGAACTGAAAAAGTTTCTCGTGACGTGATTTTGAAAGCGATTAACAATGAATTTCATTTAACACCTCAAGGTATTATTGATACTTTACAATTGTTACGTCCAATCTATCAAAAAACTGCTGTTTATGGTCATTTTGGTAGAGGAGATATTAATCTTCCTTGGGAAAAATTAGATCGTGTAGACAGTTTGAAAAAATATTTATAAGCTCCCATCGGAGCTTTTTTAATTTTTGAATGAAATCAGTGTTTTTTATAAATGAAAAATGGTATAATAATATTAACGAAGGAGGAATATTTATGAAAGTCAGTATAAGAGGAAAAAATATTGCACTAACTGAAGGGATTGAAACAAAAATCAGCAAAAAGCTCAATTTATTAGACAAGTATTTTATTATGAGTGAAAATGTTGAAGCCAAAGTTTTAATTAGAACTTATCCAGTTGGTCAAAAAATTGAAGTGACTATTCCAACAGAATATGTATTATTAAGAGCGGAGGTTGTTGATAATGATCTTTATAATGCGATTGATTTAGTTATCGACAAGCTAGAAGGACAAATTAGAAAGTATAAAACGAGATTAAGTCGTAAATCAAAAGATAATAAACTCGCATTGAACGTTGCTTCTATTGAACCTTTAGAACACGAGGAAGAAGATGTTATTGTCAAAACAAAATCAATCAGTCCAAAACCTATGGATATGGAAGAAGCGATTATGCAAATGGAATTGATTGGACATTCATTCTTTGTTTATCGTGATGTAGAAACAAATGAAATCAGTGTTGTTTATAAAAGACATAACGGTGGTTATGGATTAATTGAAACACAATAAAAAAGCTCACTAAGAGCTTTCAAGAAGATACCCTTGATGGGTATCTTTTTCTTTCATTAACTTATCGATATCATTGAGTATTGTCACTTTTTTGATAGACCATAATGGGGCAACTAAATCAGCAATAGGCCCATCACCTGTTAGTCTTTCAATCACAACATGAGGTGGAATGTATTGCAGTTGATCAACAACCAAAGAAATGTATTGTTCACGTGTTAACATATCAAATGGTTGTCGGAGATACATACGATGCAAGGCTGTATTTTTTAACATATAGAGATTATGAATCTTTAATCCCTGAATATCAAGTTGACCTACCTGTTTGGCTGTTTCTAGCATCATATCATAAGTTTCGTAAGGTAGACCATTGATAATATGAACACAAACATCAAGATGTCGTTGTCTTAAACGTTGTAGGCCCTCTAAAAAGTCTGATAATCATGACCACGATTGATGAGTTTTGCTGTTTGATCATGAATCGTTTG carries:
- a CDS encoding glucose-6-phosphate isomerase gives rise to the protein MIKVDLSKAKLAESMDSYKEQVAQIHDMIHNKTGQGSDFLGWVDLPVDYDKDEVEAIKAKVNELKDEIDVLLVCGIGGSYLGARAAIEALNGLYSAHPIQIIYIGNTFSSNYLAQIKEYVKDKEFAINVISKSGTTTETSIAFRIFKELLESTKGKEVARKRIVATTDKEKGALKTLATNEGYTTFVVPDDVGGRYSVLTAVGLFPIAMAGIDIDAMMQGAADARKEYNNPNLDENNAYQYGVARQMLSKQGYPAEMFVTYELQLAQTAEWWKQLFGESEGKEGKGILPTSATFSTDLHSLGQFIQEGSKVLYETVLKIENPIADLEIPSDPDNLDNLNYLAGKTVDYVNKKACEGTIDAHVNTGNVPNIQITLDELTPYSFGYMVYFFEKACALSVYLLGVNPFNQPGVEVYKKNMFKLLGKPGA
- a CDS encoding CvfD/Ygs/GSP13 family RNA-binding post-transcriptional regulator, with the protein product MEHRVKTGDIIDVTITGIQPYGAFASLPDQSSGLIHISEISDKFVRNVENFVHVGEVIRVKVIDIDHQTHQAKLSLKAVHLAKRKYKRAYKNQREKIQETPLGFNPLKEKLPEWIKLGVIKEEE
- a CDS encoding NifU family protein, with amino-acid sequence MDQEAEIKKVIHKLRPYLQRDGGDIEFVKFEDGIVYVQMHGACAGCMMLDATLKDGVEQILIEEVPGVLEVQAI
- the metK gene encoding methionine adenosyltransferase translates to MERILFTSESVSEGHPDKICDQISDAILDACLAQDPYSRVACECFITTNLLVIGGEITTQAVVDYEGIARDVLKRIGYTSSDIGIDAQNCEIRNVIGVQSSDIALGTNKEVGGAGDQGIMFGYASRETEGYMPLPVSIAHHLVRYATEKRHQGEFQWARPDMKSQVTIDYTDASHPRIDTILMSIQHDDDFDEKVFKDYIQDVIMKDVVKKYGMNTDYKVFINPTGRFVIGGPHGDTGLTGRKIIVDTYGGSARHGGGAFSGKDPSKVDRSGAYMARYMAKNIVAAGLCDCIEIQLSYAIGVKEPTSVYIETYGTEKVSRDVILKAINNEFHLTPQGIIDTLQLLRPIYQKTAVYGHFGRGDINLPWEKLDRVDSLKKYL
- the hpf gene encoding ribosome hibernation-promoting factor, HPF/YfiA family codes for the protein MKVSIRGKNIALTEGIETKISKKLNLLDKYFIMSENVEAKVLIRTYPVGQKIEVTIPTEYVLLRAEVVDNDLYNAIDLVIDKLEGQIRKYKTRLSRKSKDNKLALNVASIEPLEHEEEDVIVKTKSISPKPMDMEEAIMQMELIGHSFFVYRDVETNEISVVYKRHNGGYGLIETQ